A stretch of Henckelia pumila isolate YLH828 chromosome 4, ASM3356847v2, whole genome shotgun sequence DNA encodes these proteins:
- the LOC140863601 gene encoding chalcone synthase, translating into MVTVEEIRRAQRAEGPATILSIGTATPPNCVDQSTYPDYYFRITDSEHKVDLKEKFKRMCEKSMIRKRYMYLTEELLKESPNICAYMAPSLDARQDIVVVEVPKLGKEAAQKAIKEWGQPKSKITHLIFCTTSGVDMPGADYQLTKLLGLRSSVKRFMMYQQGCFAGGTVLRMAKDLAENNAGARVLVVCSEITAVTFRGPSETHLDSLVGQALFGDGAAAVIVGSDPVVGVERPLFQVVSAAQTILPDSHGAIDGHLREVGLTFHLLKDVPSLISENIEKSLREAFDPLGISDWNSIFWIAHPGGPAILDQVEMKLSLKPEKLKSTRHVLSEYGNMSSACVLFILDEMRKASTKEGMSSTGEGLDWGVLFGFGPGLTVETVVLHSVPIN; encoded by the exons ATGGTGACCGTGGAGGAGATTCGCCGTGCTCAACGGGCGGAGGGACCGGCCACGATCTTGTCCATCGGGACAGCGACTCCGCCCAACTGCGTCGATCAGAGCACGTATCCCGATTACTACTTCCGCATCACGGATAGCGAACATAAGGTGGATCTTAAGGAAAAATTTAAACGCATGT GCGAGAAGTCTATGATAAGGAAGCGTTACATGTATTTGACGGAAGAATTGTTGAAAGAGAGCCCCAACATCTGCGCATACATGGCGCCATCACTCGACGCTAGGCAAGACATTGTGGTGGTAGAAGTGCCCAAGCTCGGAAAAGAAGCTGCCCAAAAGGCCATCAAAGAGTGGGGGCAGCCAAAGTCTAAGATCACTCACCTAATATTCTGCACCACCAGCGGAGTCGACATGCCCGGAGCCGATTACCAGCTCACCAAGCTTCTCGGCCTTCGCTCCTCCGTCAAACGCTTCATGATGTACCAACAGGGCTGTTTCGCCGGCGGCACGGTGCTCCGCATGGCTAAGGACCTGGCGGAGAACAACGCCGGCGCGCGGGTTCTGGTGGTGTGCTCGGAGATCACGGCAGTGACGTTCAGAGGGCCTAGCGAGACTCATTTGGATAGTTTGGTGGGTCAGGCGTTGTTCGGAGACGGCGCAGCGGCGGTGATCGTGGGGTCCGACCCGGTGGTGGGGGTGGAGCGGCCGTTGTTCCAGGTCGTGTCGGCGGCGCAGACCATATTGCCGGATAGTCACGGAGCCATCGACGGGCATTTGCGTGAAGTGGGATTGACTTTCCATCTTTTGAAAGACGTCCCATCTTTGATATCGGAGAACATCGAGAAAAGCTTGAGAGAGGCGTTCGATCCGTTGGGGATTTCGGATTGGAACTCGATATTTTGGATCGCGCACCCCGGAGGTCCGGCGATACTGGATCAGGTGGAGATGAAATTATCCCTGAAGCCGGAGAAGCTAAAGTCGACTAGGCATGTGTTGAGTGAGTACGGGAACATGTCTAGTGCATGTGTGTTGTTCATATTGGACGAGATGAGGAAGGCGTCGACCAAGGAGGGGATGAGCTCGACCGGCGAGGGGCTCGACTGGGGGGTGCTGTTCGGATTCGGACCGGGTCTCACCGTCGAAACGGTGGTTTTGCACAGTGTTCCGATCAATTGA